Proteins encoded together in one Pantoea sp. CCBC3-3-1 window:
- a CDS encoding LuxR family transcriptional regulator yields the protein MSKLFFGNMLINSSIQDYLERKLLQFNNIKYAYAIMSKRNPADFCIISNRQEWFEVYKENNFQFIDPVLITALYRVSPFSWDENIMLNKGVKVPKLFDMARNHNIINGYTFTLHDQNNNLVVLSIMMDEHCDDNIEEIIQNNKDKLQMLLITTHEKMTTLYQEQSRKSEFEEMNTREIFSKRENEIIYWASVGKSYQEIALILGIKLTTVKYHIGNAVKKLGVTNMKHAIRLSIELQLIRPVLTDGD from the coding sequence ATGTCTAAATTGTTTTTTGGTAATATGTTGATCAATTCCTCCATACAGGATTACCTGGAGAGAAAACTGCTGCAATTTAATAATATTAAATACGCCTATGCGATCATGAGTAAGCGCAACCCGGCTGATTTTTGTATTATTTCAAATCGGCAGGAATGGTTTGAAGTTTATAAGGAAAATAACTTCCAGTTTATCGACCCTGTGTTAATAACAGCGCTTTATCGCGTCTCTCCCTTCTCATGGGATGAGAATATTATGCTGAACAAAGGCGTTAAGGTTCCTAAGCTGTTTGATATGGCACGCAATCATAACATCATTAATGGCTATACCTTTACGCTGCACGATCAGAATAACAATCTTGTTGTCCTGTCAATTATGATGGATGAGCATTGTGATGATAACATTGAAGAAATAATTCAGAATAACAAAGATAAACTTCAGATGTTGTTAATTACCACACATGAAAAAATGACCACGCTGTATCAGGAGCAATCCCGGAAGTCAGAATTTGAAGAAATGAATACCCGTGAGATATTTTCAAAACGTGAAAATGAAATTATCTACTGGGCCAGCGTCGGAAAATCTTATCAGGAAATTGCATTGATACTGGGAATAAAGCTGACTACCGTAAAATACCATATTGGTAACGCGGTGAAGAAGCTTGGCGTTACCAATATGAAGCATGCCATCAGGCTCAGTATTGAACTACAGCTTATCAGGCCGGTTCTCACTGACGGGGATTGA
- a CDS encoding acyl-homoserine-lactone synthase: MFKDRLNWMVKSENNMEFDEYDNHHTAYIFGVYHERCVCSLRFIEIKYPNMITGTFKSWFDNVELPEGNYVEASRLFIDKERVNALELRQQPVSALLFLSMINYARHYKYEGIYAVVSNPMYRIFRQSGWDISVVKQGVSEKQESIWLIFMPIDDDNQRTLIERVKLKAPGLNIKLDAWPLSIPVSENRPDKL, encoded by the coding sequence GTGTTTAAAGATCGCCTTAACTGGATGGTGAAAAGTGAAAACAATATGGAGTTTGATGAATACGATAATCATCATACCGCCTACATCTTTGGCGTCTACCACGAGCGTTGCGTTTGCAGCCTTCGTTTTATAGAAATTAAATATCCCAATATGATTACCGGTACATTCAAATCCTGGTTTGATAACGTTGAACTGCCTGAGGGTAATTATGTTGAGGCCAGCCGATTATTTATAGATAAAGAGCGGGTTAACGCACTTGAGTTACGCCAGCAACCGGTGAGCGCTCTGCTTTTTCTTTCAATGATCAACTATGCACGTCATTACAAATATGAAGGGATTTATGCGGTTGTCAGTAATCCGATGTATCGCATTTTCAGGCAGTCGGGCTGGGATATTTCTGTGGTAAAACAGGGGGTTTCTGAAAAGCAGGAAAGTATCTGGCTCATCTTTATGCCGATTGACGATGATAATCAGCGCACGTTGATTGAGCGGGTAAAACTGAAGGCACCCGGGTTAAATATCAAGCTGGATGCCTGGCCACTGTCAATCCCCGTCAGTGAGAACCGGCCTGATAAGCTGTAG